A genome region from Labilibaculum antarcticum includes the following:
- a CDS encoding cytochrome P450 family protein gives MENNLKFSLTKEESDQVDQAVNTLKTILEPKLISLAASDKRDMPKMGDKTLAFVEKSVGYGGMYPDFMPKFIDVDEAKTDLRSVKGLKQLLTPLLRITNELDDTMTMAGSEAYSSALSIYKVLKNAANMGQAGAQEASDDLKSRFPGKRKSAVIAE, from the coding sequence ATGGAAAACAATCTCAAATTTAGCCTGACTAAAGAAGAATCGGATCAGGTTGACCAAGCAGTAAACACATTGAAAACAATATTGGAACCGAAACTAATTAGTTTGGCGGCAAGCGATAAAAGGGATATGCCTAAAATGGGGGATAAAACCTTGGCTTTTGTCGAGAAATCAGTTGGGTATGGAGGAATGTATCCCGATTTTATGCCAAAGTTTATTGATGTTGATGAGGCCAAGACCGACTTGCGATCGGTGAAAGGCTTGAAACAATTACTAACACCTTTGTTGCGAATTACCAACGAATTAGACGATACCATGACAATGGCAGGGAGCGAAGCCTACAGTTCGGCACTTTCCATTTATAAGGTGTTGAAGAATGCCGCCAATATGGGACAAGCTGGTGCTCAGGAAGCCAGTGACGATTTAAAAAGCCGTTTCCCAGGTAAAAGGAAAAGTGCCGTAATTGCAGAATAA
- a CDS encoding DUF3788 domain-containing protein, with protein MDISIFTDKAVEPNLDDLKNNLDSTFDLWQQIVKIVKEQYPNPKEEWNYPGKKYGWSFRLKDKKRAIIYLLPRQGYFKVGFVFGQKASDQIMASDINSAIKEDLAAAKKYAEGRGIHILATKESLSDIKTLIEIKLAN; from the coding sequence ATGGACATCAGCATTTTTACCGACAAGGCAGTAGAGCCAAATCTCGATGACTTAAAAAACAATTTAGATTCGACTTTTGATCTGTGGCAACAGATTGTCAAAATTGTGAAAGAACAATATCCAAACCCAAAAGAAGAGTGGAACTATCCCGGCAAAAAGTATGGATGGAGTTTTCGTTTGAAGGATAAAAAACGGGCGATCATTTACCTGCTCCCCCGACAAGGGTATTTTAAAGTGGGCTTTGTATTTGGACAAAAGGCTAGCGATCAGATTATGGCCAGCGATATTAATTCTGCAATAAAAGAGGATTTGGCTGCTGCTAAAAAATATGCCGAAGGACGAGGAATTCACATTCTGGCAACAAAAGAAAGTCTTTCTGATATCAAGACATTGATAGAAATAAAATTGGCCAATTAA
- a CDS encoding helix-turn-helix transcriptional regulator, protein MEKIEKYHLHKNDYSKLHFEINDAGSYFERNHERASHPHRHSFYQLIWFKEEGRHYVDYEVIHHSANSLFFINKNQIHYFCPGSANEGYLFHFNDFFIDRYNPALLDRFHISIFNEIGDAYVQFGHSEVEKLKAITSFIEEEMKTQDYFYKEQIFTLFQSILFDVERARKKQGVQSFDTDKAYTLAVRFSNMVGAKIKEFWSIERYAEVLLTTPKKLSASCKKYLMDTPAGIIRQKKILEAKRMLANQKVAIKEIAYFLGFEDPTYFTKYFKKATGLTPKDFQHTIVL, encoded by the coding sequence TTGAGATAAACGATGCAGGAAGTTATTTTGAGCGGAACCACGAAAGAGCTTCACATCCGCACAGGCATAGCTTTTATCAGTTAATTTGGTTTAAAGAAGAAGGTCGTCATTATGTGGATTATGAAGTGATTCATCATTCGGCAAACTCTCTTTTCTTCATCAATAAAAATCAAATTCATTATTTTTGCCCCGGTTCGGCAAATGAAGGCTACCTGTTTCATTTCAACGACTTTTTTATTGATCGTTATAACCCCGCTTTGTTGGATCGTTTTCACATTTCCATTTTTAATGAAATTGGTGATGCTTACGTGCAATTTGGCCATAGCGAAGTGGAAAAGCTAAAAGCGATAACTTCCTTTATTGAAGAGGAAATGAAAACTCAGGATTATTTTTACAAAGAACAGATTTTCACTCTTTTTCAAAGCATTCTTTTTGATGTAGAGCGAGCAAGAAAAAAGCAAGGAGTACAAAGCTTTGATACCGACAAGGCTTATACTTTGGCCGTGCGCTTTAGTAATATGGTGGGTGCGAAAATTAAAGAGTTTTGGAGCATTGAGCGTTATGCCGAAGTTTTATTGACTACGCCTAAAAAACTAAGTGCATCCTGCAAAAAATACCTAATGGATACTCCTGCGGGCATTATCAGACAAAAGAAAATATTGGAAGCGAAAAGAATGCTTGCCAATCAGAAAGTGGCCATTAAGGAAATTGCCTATTTTCTGGGCTTCGAGGATCCTACTTATTTCACCAAATATTTTAAGAAGGCAACAGGTTTAACTCCAAAAGATTTTCAGCACACCATTGTGCTTTAA
- a CDS encoding SDR family NAD(P)-dependent oxidoreductase gives MKNQALIVGGTTGIGKATAELLLKEGVEVIIIGRPNKNLKKSESELAKMGSVKTIALDLSDLASVHEFAKGMAQQMPNLKYLVNAAGYFSPKAFLEHSEADYDKYHDFNKAFFFITQAAAKILKDNQGGSIVNIGSMWGKQAIKATPSSAYSMAKAGLHAFTQHLAMELADYNIRVNAVAPAVVVTPIYAAFIEEDKIEETLQGFNAFHPIGRVGRPADIANTIHFLLTDKSAWVTGAIWDIDGGVMAGRN, from the coding sequence ATGAAAAATCAAGCACTAATAGTTGGAGGAACAACAGGAATAGGAAAAGCCACTGCCGAATTGTTATTAAAAGAGGGAGTTGAAGTGATAATTATTGGGCGACCCAATAAGAATTTGAAGAAAAGTGAGAGCGAATTGGCCAAAATGGGAAGCGTGAAAACAATAGCTTTGGATTTATCCGACCTGGCATCGGTACATGAATTTGCAAAAGGAATGGCTCAACAAATGCCTAATTTGAAATATTTGGTGAATGCGGCTGGATATTTTAGTCCGAAAGCATTTTTGGAACACAGCGAAGCAGATTACGACAAGTACCACGATTTTAACAAGGCATTCTTTTTTATTACTCAGGCAGCAGCCAAAATTTTAAAAGATAACCAAGGGGGTTCTATTGTTAATATCGGTTCGATGTGGGGCAAGCAGGCCATTAAGGCAACTCCATCATCGGCCTATTCGATGGCTAAAGCAGGTTTGCATGCTTTCACACAGCATTTGGCTATGGAGCTGGCCGATTACAACATTCGGGTGAATGCAGTTGCTCCGGCAGTGGTGGTTACGCCAATTTATGCTGCTTTTATAGAGGAAGATAAAATTGAAGAAACGCTGCAGGGTTTTAACGCATTTCATCCAATAGGAAGAGTAGGGCGACCCGCAGATATTGCCAATACGATTCATTTCTTGCTCACCGATAAAAGCGCATGGGTTACAGGTGCCATTTGGGATATTGATGGCGGTGTTATGGCCGGTCGAAATTAA